The DNA window GACAACCCACCAATGTTCATGCAGGTACATGAACTAACATCATCATCAAATGTGGTTCCAGAATCCAGATTCGAACACTGAAAATTCAAATCAACCTACAGATCTTCATACCATCACCCAGATCTTCAAGCACTTACAGTTATAATAGTGCATGTAATGCATGTACATGTGGAGATGCATTTCTCCCTAAAAGATATTTGTGTGTTAGCACCAAGTAGGCAATTTTCACTAGGCATGCTCTTCATCAAGTCCTATTTCTTAATAACCTGAACAcgtcacccaaaaaaaaaaaagaaaaaaagagagaagaagttATGTAGCAAAGGAAGTTTAGTATGTATCCCAAAGAAGGAACCTACAGGAAACAGCATTTTTCCCACTGCATCCAAATATGGGAAAATCAGCTTGCAATCCACCTTGCAATCCCGGAATGCATCTGTAAATGCCTGCAGTTGAATATAGTCTCTCATTTTTCGTAATGTTAAAAAGTAACCCAAATACTTTTTAGAGATCAGTAAAAGGAAAATTAGTCATACCTCTAATAAATATCCTTTTGAGTCATCTGGGGCATTGGATACAAGATCTGGTATGAAAGTTATAAGTGGGCTCAAATGCTTTTCCATGGTATCCTTATTGCGAAGTGTTTTTGCCTGacaaaataaatgaataattaATAGCTGTCTATAAGACGATAGCTATAGAACAACATGCACAAGCGGACTAAAGAACTTTCAACTAGCCAGTGATAGAAATCAGTCCTTGAAACTGGCAGCCACAGACAACCTTTGCAAGTAGAGAAGATACAAACTGGCAAAATTCATCAGCTGGAAATATGGTGTTGTCCATACATGCACTCAAGCACAAGAATATTTCAGCAATCTTCAGATTGAAAACATAATATCTGTCATCTCCCTGCCATGAAAAGAGTTCCATAAGAAAACACTGAGATTGTCAGCAAAAGATATGCTATAACCAGGCTTTCTGAAGAACACAATTAACAGTCTGGAACAGAACAAAATCTGAAATTAATCTCCAGCCAGGGTTCCAAAAGTTTTGATACCACAGAGAGTCAGATATCACTATGAGTAGAGAACACAAAAATGGCATGCTTTATCTATTGGTTGATCATATTAGTAGCATATTTTATCTATTAATTGGTCACGAAACGTTTTAAATATTATCATACCAGTAGTATGGAGGTAGAAATGAAAAGGGGAAGAAATTGAAACCTTTTCGTGGAATGAACGGTTTACTCCCCACAATTTCTTTGCATATACTAACACGGAACTTTTCAACCATTCAGGTCCAACCTGAGTTTTGGATCTTCCAAATTTCATTTGAGGTTTCTTTACCTCTTGAATACATATGTTACATATTAGATCCAGACAGTGAAGAGCTGATAAAAATGCTTCACTTGACTGAGCATCAATAGTTGACTTTGCAAAAAGTTCTGAAACTGAGACCTCTACAGAACTAACGAGAATCTGGAAGAGGTTTTGAAGCTTCATTAATATATTGGACATCGCAAATGCTCCTGCAGTGCATCAGGTTTATAAGACATAATATCAAGCCTGTCTTAACTTAATGGCACAAGAAAAGAAATAACAAGTACTccttctgtcccaaaatataagggagtCAGTCCAAATTCATATTACTAGGATGCGTCACATCTacccaaaatcctttatatttttggacggagggagtattcatgTAGGATGTGCATAAAACTTAAAAAAGCGTAAAAGATATTTTATAATACAACAGTGTCATTTCCATATAGTATTGTTCTTCCACTGTATTCTAAactaaaccaaacaaatttCCATTAACAATCAATTAACTATTCTGATTAAACATTTTCCAGTCCACATAACCAAAAGGAAAGTGCAACTGTgaccccccccccaaaaaaataaataaataaataaataaaataataataaaataaaataaataaataaatcaacagTTCATTGGAGATAGTAAATTTGTTGTTTAGTGTGTTGTTTCATGAAAAAGCTAGCAAGCTAGAAATGCATGGTAAACAAGGCTAAATTGTAAATGAATATAGATTAAGTTGAGTGGTCTGATATGTTTACTGCAGAGCTTTCTCTGGTTATCTTAcaaatgaatttgaatttaaggaggcgTAGCAACATTAATTGAATAGCAAATTAGGGACCAATAAAACATGGGAAACATGTAGAAGACTTACTACTTCCTGAGTTATCTTCATCAAGAGTACATTTCCAAAGTTCCCTACCAGAAAGATTATGAACCTGTAGATGATTAGAAAAGATTCTGATCATTCCAATATGACTAAGAAGGTGTTTGATACAGATACATTGCTGAACATGCAAATTTTCTGTTTCACTAAGTTAGTTGCTATAGCTCCAACTAATTTTAAgagtaaaataatataaaatgatgATTCAACTGTACAAACCAGTCGATTTGATGCATCACCATTTTCTGTTGCATAAGCAACCTGAGAAAGACACTGCCCGAGCCCACTAAGGACACTGTTAAGTTTACTCTTATCCTGGAGATGAATCCTGTCATTGCTCAGGACAGCAAGAAAGTTGTTGAAGACCTATCAGAAGAAATAATGAAACTGAGATTATTACTAGGTATGAATGTGCTAAATCTCACATAAATCCTAGCAGGAATTAGAAGAAGTTTCAATAGCATATGCCTTGGTACATATAATTAGTTGATGAAAGATAGACTATGAAATATTTTATGTTAATTTAACACCTCCCATCTTCTGTAAATAGAGATAAAAGGAAGAAGGGCACATGTCAGGGGCAAGTAGCCACCAATACATTGCCTCCTAACACAAGAACCTTTTCAACTTTCAAAACACCAATACATGAAAGAAACCCATTCACCTGTTCAGCGTATCCTGGAAAGGAGGATGGGAAATTAATAACAACAAGCTCCAAAAATCTGAAAGACATTAACTGGATATCCATGGATAGATGGGTCATTCCGTTCAAAATATTGGCCATCAGCAGAAACAGTGTACTGCGTGTCGATATTGCATTGTCCTGCCATAAATAGATACCAATTGTCTCACATATGCAGCCAATAGCATAGAACTAGAAAATGGAAATGATAGAAGGAATAAGATATGGAAATCCATTAGTAGCTAGAAGAGCCCGTATGGTCAGCATGATGAAACTAAAATAGACAATTGGGGGAAGAAAAACAGTGATCAAGTTACCAATAGCTTGTGAATCATAGCAACCTCGTGAGATCTCTCACGAATTCAGAAATAACTGGCAAGAAGTGGGGAAATACCTCTTTCAAAGATGGGAAGACGAGAGACTGCAGTATACTGAACAAGGATTCACGAACCACCTTGTCAGTGTCACATATTCTTTCCTGTAGCTTCTCAACAATTGCAACCTTGTGAAGTTTAAGCTCTGATGGATGCTTAGCAACAAGATCCTTTATCCCATTCAGCGCAGCTTCAACAAAATAACATAACAGTGCAGCCCAAGTTAGCTAGTCTCATCAAGCACAGGccgaatcgatcgatcgaatcaaCTGTTTATCTGGCCATCTGGGTGGCAGTCCGCGCAGAGACTGCCTATCGGTGGCTCACCTCGGCGCACATTGGCATTGTAGTGGCCCGTCTGCTGCAAGAGCTCCCGCAGCGTGAGCCCGCGCTTGTTCACGGCCATGCCAGCCCTCTCCGACGCCATGCTCTGCTCCGGCAGCACGATCGCTGCAACCACACACGCGCACATCACAATCCGAAACCCTAAATTACGCGCCCTGCTGCGAAAACCTCAGGCCaccgagcaaaaaaaaaagaggcgcCCGCAGCTCACCTCTGGACTTGATCTCCGTGTTGGTGGCATtcttcggcggcggcagcttccgCCCCACCTTGTGCTTGTACTTCTGCGAGCCACGAAGAGAAAaaagacacacacacacccgAACACCAGTGAGCTCGTCGGAGCGGGCGTCGCTTcagttgggggaggggggggggggggagggggggaacTCACCTTGaagtcgacgccgccgcgctgcttcGGCTTCGCCTTGGGCTTcttcgacgaggaggaggacgccgcggcgccgcccttcGGCCTCCCCATGGCGCGGGCGcgtctctctttctctctctctccgggcAGCGCTTGCtgacgagacggcggcggcggcggcggcgtggtgggggTTTTGCGCGCGACGGGCGGTACAAGGGCTAAGCCCCCGAGGCTGCGGGCCGTGGCGGAGACGGTCTCTCGTTCATGGGCCTCGGAGACGTCCCTCCCCCTCGTGTACTCCCGTCCCCAGAAACCGACGCCGAAAGAAGCCCACGTTAGAGTCCGGCCTTCTGGGTCGCTCAGAAACCCAGCCGAGCAGTGTACTGGGCTGGGCCACGCTAGTACTCAAGTCTTCCCTAATACTGGGAAATGTCTCTCATAGAGTCAGGGTACCATGCAGTAAATAGATCGTCTGTTAGGtttaattattttatgattGATGAAGATTTTATATCCCATGGATCCTACTTTTCTGTGTAGGCCATAGCAGCACACTATAGTGATGAGATTGGTAGGTATACCGTATACAATGCAACCAAACTTACGCAAATAGAAAATACTTGTAGAATTTTCACGTACTAACTGCAATAGGAAAGTTTGATGATATGCAGTTGGGGATAAAGACACATGCCGAGCCGAAGCGCGGAATCGGGGGTGgtctcgccggtcgccgccgccgttggccaaATTCGCCAATTCGGGCTGCGTTGAACCGGCGAAAACACCGGTGGAGTCGCGGAGATACACCGCTTGAGAAAATCGCAGGGCGCGTTTATCTGTGCGATCGTGCCAATGCCACGGACGCGCGAGCCACCGCATTGTGAGACGGCCGCGACGACACCCGTACGTCGGCCGTCGCCACCGGTGACGCGCGCCTGATTTTGCCCAACCGCTCGCTCTGAACCGGCGTGGAGGCATCAAACCAACGGGTGGCAGTGAACTCAATCAGGCGAGCGCACGGTGGACTCCATGGGGAGTAGCAAGAATCCCTGGTAGTGAAAAGTCTCCGGCAAATCGCATCCCTGACCCTGAGGCTGAACAAGTGAACAACGTACAAACCTAGCTGGTTAATTAACTTTACAGCGATTTTACAGTGGGCCTCTCGGTTAGTAAAAAAAGCATTGCCTTACGCAGAACCACTTGGTAATTAGTTCTTTTTTATCCCTGTGAGATCTGTACTTCTCTACTCGTGTTACGTGAGTGCGCGCGTAATTCTTTGACGACCGGGACGAGGGGTGTGGGGTTGGGATcggcagccgcgcgcgcgctcgtcgTACGATGAGAGGGCACGTGGCCGCGCGcgaggccggccggccggcggcgacgacggtgcaGCACGCCGACTTGCCATGTCTGCGTGCGTATGAATACATGTGGATTCGGTCGCGCGCGAACTCGTCGTCTCGTCGTACGTCCAGGCGCGCACGCAGCAGAGAGGCAGCGAGCTCGTCTCCCGAAagccacccaccaccaccatgcaCCACCACTCGTCGCCAGCAGGTTGGCACTTGGGGACTTGGGGCAGAACGCCCCTCGTGCGTGTGCATGCCCGCCCCCGGGCcccggccacggccacggccactgCTGAGTGCACACGACCGTACCCTCTCCGGCTCTCCCTGTAACAAAGGCTGTAAATTGCACCAAGTTCTCTATCTTTAAAGTCACGTGATTTTATCACTGACataattttaataatttagAGCTATTTTGGATTGATGTCAAAATGTGCCCTACCAATTTATTGGTACCTTAAATAGTAATCGTATaggtttggattgaagccaaattgTTAGTCATACCTATGATTAATTTGTCACTAATCTAGAACCTTTTTCTCTATATCATCAATACTTGTCATCATATTGGTAGCAATCCAAACATATATAATGAATATCTACCCAATCAAAAAATTGGTAGTACCAAAACATGTCAAGAATTTGGTGCTACCAATGATTTGGTAAGGTAGAGATCTAAACAGCCTCTTAAAGTCGTGTGACTTTATCGCTGATATGTGAACCTaataaatactacctccattttttaatagatgacgccgttgattttttctcacatgttcaaccattcgtcttattcaaaaattttatgcaaacgtgtaagatataaatcacacttaaagtactatgagtgataaaagaactcataacaaaataaattataattacgtaaatttttttaataagacgaatggtcaaatatgtgagaaaaagaCAACggtgttatctattaaaaaatggagagagtattggATTCATATGTCAGTGACTTGTGACTTTGAAGGTGGGGTATCTTGATCAATCCCCACCTCACCAACTGCAGGGCGGGCAAGCaggttgaaaaagaaaaatacaaagagAACCCAAGTAATCAAGTGGTAATATAACCGTGGTCTGAGTCCTCTTATAGGTAATTAGGTAGATATCTGATGCTACCGGAAATCAATCCGCAATCTGGCATGCGGAGCGGATCTCATCATTTTCTCAGTTAAGTGGCTAATTAACGCCTGATCTTTTCCGGGCATTTTTATCTGAATCCGATCGATAATACGCACGATGCAATTTTCACAGGTACTCCACAGGTCCGTCGATCGGCATGCACGTACGCATGAATCAACACGGCAGCTTTTCGATGGGTAGCATGTTAATTACCACCATGGCCAACCGACGTTAATTTGCATCGAAAGGGGTTAATTAGCTGCCAGAGTGACACGTCGACCACTGAAGCTGTGAAGACTGAAGAATCATCCCGCTCCATGATTTGCCGCGCCCATCGAAGCTTTCAAACGTACGATCGACAaggctttgctttttttttgggtagcgATACTTCAACGAGAGAGAACGATACTTCCATCGTTTTGTTTTCCCACATGATGATGTTTTGCACAGGTATTCAGAAATGATGCAGAGCAAGTGTAGAATATACAATATAATGCACTCTTGGATACTTTGGTGGGTGTAgccttgtatatatatgttcagaAAATAATGGTTGATACTTACCTCCAGGCATAATCAGGACCATGGGTTAAACTATTCCTAGGGCTTGGTAAACAAAACCATGACAGATGTACGGGTTAGAAGAGATGTCTTTAGGCCTTGCTTTGACAGTTTGACTGCATATCAAGTTATGAACcctatagctaagctagctagctaaaccTGCAATGCATTTGCACTGTATATCTTCTATAAAAGGCCAACAACCCCCAACACTGCATCCTCTCCCCTATCCGTCTTCATACTAACAAGAGTACGTACAAGATTTCGTATCGATCGTATAGAGAGATCGAAGtcagaaagagagaagagattaTAAGTTAATTTCGCCATGAGCAGCAGAAGGACTAGCGCAGCTAATCTTCTTGCGGTTGCCCTGCTGATCATCTCCTTGCTGTTGTTGCCTCTTCTTCACCTTCCCGTTGCCCATGCTCGCCATGGTGAGTTCAATCTTCAATCTCTCATGAGCTAATAAACCCATGTGTCCTAGCTATATCGTTTGCTAATAATCCGTCGATCCTGTGCTGATTGTTCCTGCAGTTGCTGTGCTGAAGGCTACTGACAGTTCTAGTGCCATCAGCATCAGATCGGGACATGTGGTCagtgaacacacacacacacacacacatatatgcctCAATATCTTGATTTTCTAGTAGGCATCGCATCTGTACGCTGTACTCATCGATCCTACTGAACTTTTTGCATTTTCTGGACGAATGCTTGCAGGAGCCCACCCCGGCGAGCGGAGCAGTGCAGAGGAGGCCAGCTAGCTCCGGTGCAAGtaaccgcggcggcggcgggcggcggcggcgagcggcggcaagcAGCAGGAGTACGGTGGAGATGCGCGCGTCGGCGTGGGCGAAGCACCACCGCGACGAGGTCGCCAGGATGCACGAGATGCTGAAGAGGGACTACGCGTCCaaggcgcgccgccgctcgccgatcAACAACGGCGAGCCGtcgctggaggaggaggacctgCCCTAACTAAGCTTCAGCTGCATATTCGTAGTGTAGTGTAGCGTAGCTTAGCTATAGCTCCTCTGAAGGATCTGAACTGACACACATAGGTAGTACATACAGTTATTACTAGAGCTGCTCTTTTAGTTAGCAAATTAGCAGGCAGGATAGTGTAGTTACTCCTATGGAATAACAGCCTTTGGTTTAGTATAGCATCCAAGCTGGGGCGTCATTTGTTAGCCCTGAGAGTCAGAGAGCCATGAACAAACAGTCTGAAACTGGGCAGTTTTGTCCCTGATGATGCTCATGCTTGGTGCTAGCTAAAGCTTTTAGCTAGCTTCACCCTGTAACATACATAAATGTGCACCAGTGTGTCAGGTTTGCAGTTTTAGCTTGCAGATATTATGTCACAGGCTTAGTGATTTACATGCATCCTTTTGTGCCTCCTGCCTTGCTCACATggtcacagagagagagagagttagaCTATGGCGATTTGTGTTCTTCTGAACAGGGTAACACAGTCCAGTTTCAGTTTTACAGTCTCCAGGGATGCTCATCAGCTACAATACTTTTCACCAAGTATACCTTCATTTCTCACTCTCAATGCAAATTACAAGCCACTACCGAATCCAGACAAGCCATTAACCTGCTATAGATgagtaaaaaaaagagagagcagGACATGGAGGGAGGGGGGCAGCAAGAGGAGGGGTGGTGGGGAAAGGGGAGAAATGAGCAACATTTTGAATGAATTTAACACGGCTACCACGACGAGCTCAGGGGCGCGACGCGAAGAGCTgatctcaaaaagaaaagatatgCGGGAGCATGCAGATTCAGAATTTACAGCAGAGGATTCTATAACCCCAACCTCGGTCCCGTCTCAAGCGCCTGCGGTCCGCTTTCGCCATCTTCACAGGGCTGCTGTTCCACTCTGTCTGTAGCCTGAAAAattgagaaagaaaaggaggagcTTGATCCATTAGCTTCATGGAGTATATGGGAAGCATAAATTCTAATGTTATGTGGATTGGCCAAAGAGAAAATAATTCAATGGTTAATCTGCTTTTCCAGCTAAGATCTCAGTCTGCTGTGTTTAGATAAAAAGAATAAGCAGATGACACCATTTGGATGTGAAGAGAACTTTGAAGCTGCTTATAGAGATAGGAGGGGAAGAGTGACAACCTCCCTATAAGGTTGCCTTCCTAGAAAACCTATGTTTCCTAGCTTCTGACTTCTAGTTccttttctagattctatagCTATAGATTCCTAGAATCTGAGTGACAGCTAGAATCTGGGGGAGCTAGAAATTCCGGGAGAAGCTGTAGCAGCTAAAAACTCCCCAACATGGCCATATACTATTTACCTCAAGAGTTTTCTTGTGCAGGCAAATGAATGATTCCAATTAATGGAACAGATTGGGTGGAAAATTTATGTGAAACTAACAGAGGAGAGGAAATGCACACAAATGTGTAAGAAAACATATTAAGTaatggttttctttttcagaaaGGTCCACAGAATATACAGTACGATCCATTCACAGTTGGCTATTTTCCTGATCTCAAAGAAAAAGGCCGTCCATTTTCCTTTGAAATAGAGGGGTGGCAGCATGACTGTTATAAAAAGCAATAGCAATGCAGGCAAGGGAGCTACTCTACTCTGAGAAAATTTAATTGAAGTGCATCTTCACTTACACTGGAAATGCGAAGGACCGAGTACTTGTTGTGCTGCTATCCGATCGAAGAGAAATGTTTCCAGAATAAGGTATATGACCTGATGGTGTTAGTGGACCTGATATAATGCTAGGTCCAGAAAAACTTGACTCAAAGGGATTGCGGATAACATTTCGAGCTGTTACTTTTGCACTGTCAGCTTCATTTGGTTGAGCTACAGATTCTGTTTGCATGGTCACTTTTGCACTGTCAGGTTCATTCCGTTGAGCTACAGGTTCTGTTTGCATTGTCATCTTTGCACTGTCAGGTTCATTTTGTTCAGTTACTGGTCCTGTTTGCCGTGTGGAACTCTTACTATCTTTGTTGTCCTCACTTATATTTGTGCCATCGTTTGCTTCTCTTGGGTTGAAATCATGTCCGTCTTGGACACTATCGATCTCGCATTTTGGATCATTCTCACTTTTCGCATCAATAGGCTCTGTCTTACCAGTTAACGGAGATGTACCTGAACTCGTCCCATGTGCTGCATCAGTTCTAATTCCATAAACGAAATTATCCACCTGATCATTTCTATCTTCCGAAGGTTGGACATACGACCTACTTGGACTTGCTTCAGTAGAGTCTAATCTACTGTCTTCATTTCTCGCTCCATCTGTTTCAGTAGAACTAAGTGCCCTGTCAACAGGATCACTCAAACTGTCTGAATTTTCAACAGGACTTCTCTGATCAACAGGATTTTTTCTCTCATCACTCAAAATGTCATCACTTCTTGCTTCATCTTTTTCTTCAGATGCTTGGACATCAGTCATACTTGAATTTTCTACAACAGAATCTAACGTACTGTCTTCTGCAATGGATTCACCAGTTTCAAGAAAATTAAATCCTCGCAGTGCACCATTGACGATATCACTAAAACTGTCTGTCTTTTCGACAGGACAGGGCACTGAATAAACATCATCAACAATTGTAGGTAGGGAGTACTTGGGTTCCCACGTGTCCTCTAATGATCCATATGCGATGAAGGGATTATAGTGATTAATTTGGTTGATTTCTGTCTTATTTAGTGCCACACCAGAAACACCATCTTCAGTCACCACCCCAGAGTGGCCATCAGCAGTTGACTCAACTGATAAACCATTGACGTTAGTGATCGCAGATGCAATACTAGCTCCAGTTTCATGGGAATCATTTGATGGAACCTGTAATAAGAGTATCATATTTAGTGGTCCAATTGTGGAGAGAAGTCATATGAATGCTAAAAAGATCATCATTCAGTGTGCAAACTCATATTTTGAATCAAAAAAACTCAAATATAGACTACAGAACCAAAAGAACATATAGTCTTATCATAATAAAGATGAAATCCAATCAATGACGATGCATGCTGATGGCAACAATGAGTTTTAAGAACTAATGTGACAAACATATTGATGATTTTCTAAGTGTCTGTAATACTGTAAGTTGCAGTTTACCTGATCAACTGGTTCTCCATTGAGATTTGGCCCATGATTTTCACTGCTCTCAGAAACATCTGCACCCATTTGTTGGCAATATTCTGCATTGTCATTACTTACTAATTGTTTGGGCGTCGATTTCTCAACATTTACAACAGTCAATCCATCTACAGTATTGTTGCCTTCGAGATCATGCAATTTGCAAGGATGATATTGTTCCACAGTA is part of the Oryza glaberrima chromosome 4, OglaRS2, whole genome shotgun sequence genome and encodes:
- the LOC127770263 gene encoding uncharacterized protein LOC127770263 — its product is MGRPKGGAAASSSSSKKPKAKPKQRGGVDFKKYKHKVGRKLPPPKNATNTEIKSRAIVLPEQSMASERAGMAVNKRGLTLRELLQQTGHYNANVRRAALNGIKDLVAKHPSELKLHKVAIVEKLQERICDTDKVVRESLFSILQSLVFPSLKEDNAISTRSTLFLLMANILNGMTHLSMDIQLMSFRFLELVVINFPSSFPGYAEQVFNNFLAVLSNDRIHLQDKSKLNSVLSGLGQCLSQVAYATENGDASNRLVHNLSGRELWKCTLDEDNSGSRAFAMSNILMKLQNLFQILVSSVEVSVSELFAKSTIDAQSSEAFLSALHCLDLICNICIQEVKKPQMKFGRSKTQVGPEWLKSSVLVYAKKLWGVNRSFHEKGDDRYYVFNLKIAEIFLCLSACMDNTIFPADEFCQFVSSLLAKAKTLRNKDTMEKHLSPLITFIPDLVSNAPDDSKGYLLEAFTDAFRDCKVDCKLIFPYLDAVGKMLFPEKTGILFVENDSGSEYHGVWVKELPGILLQSIDKAPSVTKVVLELLLRIGQYFPTMEFGNLRSFIKLFGVKSSSGTIELGPFVNLPRDCQELAISCLYYFSNLLPDTMELLASCCFSDVLEPTILFRIIEVLQSTYKAGNLHITEQLSFLSLLMARFRVHPGSFCTQDNSQKGSNMNTFKSLNRLILNSLSEMGDGSLVLELMWDNLSKEIAQIPSLHNMNGLFRIIVTLDAGTCKLMNEDAIKTIAGYLIDAAMDLSKTIELGFQSDRTRLFQYFIKPCIIIFCQNEKVLCCALEMLKSFATGDDHVLSSSSKLNYPGELSHRICVVTTILIFLCNDGKLHKNLSLGKCVIKGILQHTRHLMDSNVLDVTYEDKQKLRFAFEQLKTKALQLNCWDRSELEGFSSTT
- the LOC127771260 gene encoding uncharacterized protein LOC127771260 isoform X2: MVQQTNPSEYSFMKAGQQNVDKAIQIRPEDVSYDKDVVEIKLPDIMVSSNYGVQFVKDVCIDEGVLADQKAIAEKVSLNLNSSKGDTNGIRIKETADEPAKSVNDLKSQIVVLPEACVTDGDTVEQYHPCKLHDLEGNNTVDGLTVVNVEKSTPKQLVSNDNAEYCQQMGADVSESSENHGPNLNGEPVDQVPSNDSHETGASIASAITNVNGLSVESTADGHSGVVTEDGVSGVALNKTEINQINHYNPFIAYGSLEDTWEPKYSLPTIVDDVYSVPCPVEKTDSFSDIVNGALRGFNFLETGESIAEDSTLDSVVENSSMTDVQASEEKDEARSDDILSDERKNPVDQRSPVENSDSLSDPVDRALSSTETDGARNEDSRLDSTEASPSRSYVQPSEDRNDQVDNFVYGIRTDAAHGTSSGTSPLTGKTEPIDAKSENDPKCEIDSVQDGHDFNPREANDGTNISEDNKDSKSSTRQTGPVTEQNEPDSAKMTMQTEPVAQRNEPDSAKVTMQTESVAQPNEADSAKVTARNVIRNPFESSFSGPSIISGPLTPSGHIPYSGNISLRSDSSTTSTRSFAFPVLQTEWNSSPVKMAKADRRRLRRDRGWGYRILCCKF
- the LOC127771262 gene encoding uncharacterized protein LOC127771262 produces the protein MSSRRTSAANLLAVALLIISLLLLPLLHLPVAHARHVAVLKATDSSSAISIRSGHVEPTPASGAVQRRPASSGASNRGGGGRRRRAAASSRSTVEMRASAWAKHHRDEVARMHEMLKRDYASKARRRSPINNGEPSLEEEDLP
- the LOC127771260 gene encoding uncharacterized protein LOC127771260 isoform X1 — translated: MQIMKIDDGRAYHSNVFHELVSNGGPKVDGEIERETKQHILPDTMVQQTNPSEYSFMKAGQQNVDKAIQIRPEDVSYDKDVVEIKLPDIMVSSNYGVQFVKDVCIDEGVLADQKAIAEKVSLNLNSSKGDTNGIRIKETADEPAKSVNDLKSQIVVLPEACVTDGDTVEQYHPCKLHDLEGNNTVDGLTVVNVEKSTPKQLVSNDNAEYCQQMGADVSESSENHGPNLNGEPVDQVPSNDSHETGASIASAITNVNGLSVESTADGHSGVVTEDGVSGVALNKTEINQINHYNPFIAYGSLEDTWEPKYSLPTIVDDVYSVPCPVEKTDSFSDIVNGALRGFNFLETGESIAEDSTLDSVVENSSMTDVQASEEKDEARSDDILSDERKNPVDQRSPVENSDSLSDPVDRALSSTETDGARNEDSRLDSTEASPSRSYVQPSEDRNDQVDNFVYGIRTDAAHGTSSGTSPLTGKTEPIDAKSENDPKCEIDSVQDGHDFNPREANDGTNISEDNKDSKSSTRQTGPVTEQNEPDSAKMTMQTEPVAQRNEPDSAKVTMQTESVAQPNEADSAKVTARNVIRNPFESSFSGPSIISGPLTPSGHIPYSGNISLRSDSSTTSTRSFAFPVLQTEWNSSPVKMAKADRRRLRRDRGWGYRILCCKF